The Planifilum fulgidum genome has a segment encoding these proteins:
- a CDS encoding phosphotransferase: protein MNPEYVPEWEQILGIPVNDFFPFRRIVRLITPAGDWVVKPVRDPVQLRWWMSVDRELRFRGFRSMPPIYTDGSRWLITPMIDGFPVSYRDRNQVRKAARLLALFHRLGRGLATPPFHRKRHPFLHRLDARLSEFARLLKTCEGMEGEIGELIRQYGRQYYRYGMEARKQIAEYPLSLLFEREWRGRFVVHQDLASHNWLLDRRGKLWLIDFETADYDWQLGDLWQLLSRVLPEQNWNSSVWHEVIAVYGEIRPLSSMELSILRKLLGFPNEFFRESLGVVKGRRGYHPEVVIPYLKRIAEATGRWRRFLRTIR from the coding sequence ATGAACCCGGAGTACGTTCCCGAATGGGAACAGATTTTGGGGATTCCCGTCAACGATTTTTTCCCTTTCCGGAGAATCGTGCGGCTGATCACGCCGGCGGGGGACTGGGTGGTGAAGCCGGTCCGCGACCCGGTCCAATTGCGCTGGTGGATGTCCGTCGACCGGGAATTGAGGTTTCGCGGATTCCGGTCCATGCCGCCGATTTACACGGACGGTAGCCGGTGGTTGATCACGCCGATGATCGACGGGTTTCCGGTGAGCTACCGGGACAGGAATCAGGTCCGCAAGGCGGCCCGCCTTCTGGCCCTCTTTCACCGTCTGGGACGCGGACTGGCGACTCCCCCCTTTCATCGGAAAAGGCATCCATTCCTTCACCGGCTGGACGCGCGGCTCTCCGAGTTTGCCCGCCTGCTGAAAACCTGCGAGGGGATGGAAGGGGAGATCGGCGAATTGATCCGGCAATACGGCCGGCAGTACTACCGCTACGGTATGGAGGCGCGGAAGCAAATCGCCGAATATCCCCTTTCCCTTCTGTTCGAAAGGGAGTGGCGCGGGCGGTTTGTCGTTCATCAGGATTTGGCCAGTCACAATTGGCTCTTGGACCGGAGGGGAAAGCTCTGGCTGATCGATTTTGAAACGGCGGATTACGACTGGCAGTTGGGCGACTTGTGGCAGCTGCTTTCCCGGGTGTTGCCGGAACAAAACTGGAACAGCTCCGTTTGGCACGAGGTGATTGCGGTTTACGGGGAGATTCGTCCCCTCTCCTCCATGGAGCTGTCGATTTTGAGAAAACTGCTCGGATTCCCCAACGAATTTTTCCGGGAAAGCTTGGGGGTGGTCAAGGGAAGAAGGGGCTACCATCCCGAGGTGGTCATTCCGTATTTGAAACGGATCGCGGAGGCGACCGGCAGGTGGAGGCGTTTTTTGCGAACGATTCGTTGA
- a CDS encoding nitrilase-related carbon-nitrogen hydrolase codes for MRVGLAQIRPVLGRVEDNLELHRDMIRRAEAERVDLLVFPELSLTGYSLRDLTLDVARTLRDESIRRLAGESERLDLVFGLVEEGPGHLFYNAAVYASEGEIRHVHRKVYLPTYGMFEEARHFARGRFFRSFETRFGRAGLLICEDAWHPSAPYLLVQDGAEILIVISNAPAKGMGARGMSAEENWYGLLSNHSLLHGVITLYCNRVGTEDGITFFGGSAAFDPFGRFLVRGERFESRLVVIDVNPEDVRLARYQMPMLRDEDLELTAREIERILKRRSEGGELP; via the coding sequence ATGAGAGTGGGGCTGGCCCAAATCCGTCCGGTATTGGGGCGGGTGGAGGATAACCTGGAACTGCATCGGGACATGATCCGCCGCGCCGAGGCCGAGCGGGTGGATTTGTTGGTGTTTCCCGAACTGAGTCTGACGGGATATTCCCTGAGGGATTTGACCCTGGATGTGGCCCGCACCCTCCGGGATGAATCGATTCGGCGTCTGGCGGGTGAATCGGAACGCCTCGACTTGGTGTTCGGCTTGGTCGAGGAAGGACCGGGGCATCTGTTTTACAACGCGGCGGTCTACGCGAGCGAGGGGGAGATTCGGCACGTTCACCGCAAGGTGTATCTGCCCACCTACGGGATGTTTGAGGAGGCCCGCCATTTTGCCCGCGGCCGTTTTTTCCGCAGTTTTGAGACGCGGTTCGGCCGCGCGGGACTCCTCATCTGTGAGGATGCCTGGCACCCTTCGGCGCCCTATCTGTTGGTTCAGGACGGGGCGGAAATCCTCATCGTGATTTCCAACGCCCCCGCCAAGGGGATGGGCGCCCGGGGGATGTCCGCCGAGGAGAACTGGTACGGCCTGTTGTCCAACCATTCCCTGCTTCACGGCGTGATCACCTTGTATTGCAACCGGGTGGGGACGGAAGACGGAATCACCTTTTTCGGCGGGTCGGCGGCGTTCGATCCCTTCGGGCGGTTCCTCGTGCGGGGGGAGCGGTTTGAATCCCGCCTGGTAGTGATCGATGTGAATCCGGAAGATGTGCGCCTCGCCCGTTACCAGATGCCGATGCTGCGCGATGAAGATCTGGAGCTGACCGCCCGGGAGATCGAACGGATTCTGAAGCGGCGGTCCGAAGGAGGGGAACTTCCGTGA
- a CDS encoding NAD+ synthase gives MNPVEEMLARAPYLRLDEELAVELLVRALREEVEKAGFQKVILGLSGGIDSALALFLSARAFGPENVVAVCMPYRESSPASVKDARKAAQAAGVEMVTVDITPQIDAYFAGFPEASPLRRGNKMARERMSILYDLSAEHRALVIGTSNKTELLLGYGTQFGDMASAVNPLGDLYKTQVRQLSAHLKVPESILQKPPSADLWPDQTDEGELGFSYLDVDRLLHFMVDRRYSRERLIRQGFDPGLIDRVHRRVVANQYKRRLPVILKLSGRTVGTDFRYPRDWGL, from the coding sequence GTGAATCCGGTGGAAGAGATGCTTGCCCGGGCGCCCTATTTGCGATTGGATGAGGAGCTGGCCGTGGAACTGCTGGTCCGCGCCCTCCGGGAAGAGGTGGAGAAGGCCGGCTTCCAAAAGGTGATTCTCGGGCTTTCCGGCGGGATTGATTCGGCCTTGGCCCTGTTTCTGTCCGCCCGGGCCTTCGGCCCGGAGAATGTGGTGGCCGTCTGCATGCCGTACAGGGAGAGCAGTCCCGCCAGTGTGAAGGATGCCCGAAAGGCCGCGCAAGCCGCCGGAGTGGAGATGGTCACCGTGGACATCACGCCGCAGATCGATGCGTATTTCGCGGGGTTTCCGGAGGCTTCCCCGTTGCGCAGGGGAAACAAGATGGCCCGGGAGCGGATGAGCATCCTGTACGATTTGTCGGCGGAGCATCGGGCGCTGGTGATCGGAACGAGCAACAAAACCGAACTGCTTTTGGGTTACGGGACCCAGTTCGGAGATATGGCCTCCGCGGTCAATCCCCTGGGGGACCTGTACAAAACCCAGGTTCGCCAATTGTCGGCCCACCTGAAGGTTCCGGAATCGATCCTGCAAAAACCGCCCAGCGCCGATCTGTGGCCGGACCAGACGGATGAGGGGGAACTGGGATTTTCCTATCTGGATGTGGACAGGCTGCTCCACTTCATGGTCGACCGCCGCTATTCGCGGGAAAGGCTGATTCGCCAGGGATTTGATCCCGGATTGATCGACCGGGTGCATCGGCGGGTCGTCGCCAACCAGTACAAGCGGAGGCTGCCGGTGATCCTCAAGCTGAGCGGGCGGACCGTCGGCACCGATTTTCGCTATCCGCGGGATTGGGGTTTGTAG
- a CDS encoding YebC/PmpR family DNA-binding transcriptional regulator: MAGHSKWKNIQHRKGRQDALRGKLFAKLAREIFVAAREGGGNPDNNQKLRLAIAKAKSQNMPNENIERAIKKATGESGGKAYERVTYEGYGPGGVAVMVEALTDNRNRTAADMRYIFSKKGGSLGEAGCVAWMFERKGHLTIDRNSTDKDEDEVLMLALEAGSEDFQVSGDSYEITTAPEDFEAVKNALEKNGFSFTTAEVTMIPQNTVSLTGEEASKMIALLEALEDHDDVQNIYSNFDIDEDEMEKLSQEA, from the coding sequence ATGGCTGGTCATTCCAAATGGAAAAACATTCAGCATCGAAAAGGACGCCAGGATGCACTGAGGGGAAAACTGTTCGCCAAGTTGGCGCGGGAGATTTTCGTCGCCGCCCGGGAAGGGGGCGGCAATCCCGACAACAACCAGAAGCTGCGGCTGGCCATCGCCAAGGCGAAGTCGCAAAACATGCCGAATGAGAATATCGAGAGGGCCATCAAGAAGGCGACCGGCGAATCCGGAGGAAAAGCCTACGAACGGGTGACCTACGAGGGATACGGCCCGGGAGGGGTTGCGGTGATGGTGGAGGCCTTGACCGACAATCGGAACCGCACCGCGGCCGATATGCGGTACATCTTCTCCAAAAAGGGCGGAAGCCTGGGGGAAGCCGGCTGCGTGGCCTGGATGTTTGAACGGAAGGGACATCTCACCATCGACCGGAACAGCACCGACAAGGACGAGGATGAGGTGCTGATGCTCGCCCTGGAGGCGGGCTCGGAAGACTTCCAGGTTTCCGGGGATTCCTATGAGATCACCACCGCCCCCGAGGATTTCGAGGCCGTGAAAAACGCCCTGGAGAAGAACGGCTTCTCCTTCACGACGGCGGAGGTGACGATGATTCCCCAGAATACCGTCTCCCTGACCGGGGAGGAGGCATCCAAGATGATCGCCCTCCTCGAGGCCCTGGAAGATCACGATGACGTGCAGAACATCTATTCCAATTTCGACATCGACGAGGACGAAATGGAGAAGCTCAGCCAGGAGGCGTGA